A single window of [Clostridium] hylemonae DSM 15053 DNA harbors:
- the glp gene encoding gephyrin-like molybdotransferase Glp, producing the protein MVTLEEAQRILNAHVKQTEGTKECSLSEALGRRIGEDLAARTDQPPFPRSPLDGYAVRAGDIRGACAQNPAVLNVAGELPAGVPAVQSLGPGQAVRIMTGAPIPEGTDAVIRQEDTDYGEEKVQIYRSVKPCENICFQGEDYRAGTHIIRNGERMDAVNIALAAGMGYERVRVRKKPAVAVLTTGSELQEPGRPLRPGAVYDSNRYLVEARLREWGITPFYAGRIEDDAGKAAGCLARISKEADLIITTGGVSVGKMDIMHDVIERLGAERLFWRVKLKPGSPAMASVYEGAVIISLSGNPFGAAAGMELLVRPALYHMTGDSALAPVRQQAVMENGFPKKSGSRRFVRAVWASGMVRVPEGSHSSGSLSSMKGCNCLIDIPAGNEGLCKGDSVWIILL; encoded by the coding sequence TTGGTTACATTAGAAGAAGCGCAGAGAATACTGAACGCTCACGTGAAACAGACAGAAGGGACAAAGGAGTGCAGCCTGTCGGAAGCTCTTGGAAGACGGATCGGGGAAGATCTGGCGGCAAGGACGGACCAGCCTCCGTTTCCAAGGTCACCTCTGGACGGTTACGCAGTACGCGCCGGGGACATCCGGGGGGCCTGCGCGCAAAACCCCGCGGTACTTAATGTGGCAGGAGAACTTCCGGCAGGTGTTCCCGCTGTACAAAGCCTCGGCCCGGGACAGGCGGTGAGAATCATGACCGGCGCTCCCATACCTGAAGGCACGGATGCGGTCATACGGCAGGAAGATACGGATTATGGAGAAGAGAAGGTTCAGATATACCGTTCTGTCAAGCCATGTGAGAATATCTGCTTTCAGGGGGAAGACTATAGAGCAGGAACCCATATCATCCGAAACGGCGAGCGGATGGATGCGGTGAATATTGCGCTGGCGGCCGGCATGGGATACGAGAGAGTAAGAGTGAGGAAAAAGCCGGCTGTGGCAGTGCTCACGACAGGCAGTGAGCTGCAGGAGCCGGGCAGGCCGTTAAGGCCCGGAGCGGTCTACGATTCCAACCGGTATCTCGTGGAGGCAAGACTGCGGGAGTGGGGCATTACGCCGTTCTATGCGGGAAGGATAGAAGACGACGCAGGAAAGGCGGCCGGCTGCCTTGCGCGGATAAGTAAGGAAGCGGACCTGATCATCACGACCGGGGGAGTGTCAGTGGGGAAGATGGATATTATGCATGATGTCATAGAACGCCTCGGCGCCGAAAGGCTATTCTGGAGAGTGAAGCTGAAGCCCGGTTCCCCCGCCATGGCGTCCGTATATGAGGGCGCCGTGATCATCAGCCTGTCCGGCAACCCTTTCGGGGCGGCGGCCGGCATGGAGCTTCTTGTGCGGCCTGCCCTTTATCATATGACAGGCGACAGCGCGCTTGCCCCTGTGCGGCAGCAGGCTGTCATGGAAAATGGGTTCCCTAAAAAAAGCGGCAGCAGGAGATTTGTCAGGGCGGTGTGGGCATCCGGTATGGTCCGTGTACCGGAGGGATCGCATTCGTCCGGCTCGCTCAGTTCTATGAAGGGCTGCAACTGCCTGATCGATATTCCGGCAGGCAATGAAGGATTGTGTAAAGGAGACAGTGTATGGATAATACTGCTGTAG
- a CDS encoding ABC transporter substrate-binding protein → MKIRKRSAAAIAVVLCLSLLAGCSGGDKKSGSSSKEDGRTTLTFWCHDNEPWVKAYKEMAKKFEEANSEYKVEVQEYPYEVYNDKIQTALTSSTSGPDVIAVWGGMAPNFIKSDALSEVPADLSKEMDEDYMEPTVGIYQKDGKYYGVPMEFNLEYGGMIVNKKLFNEAGIAYPETWEELRRTSKEVSEQNGDIVEVKGFEMIDTDALICNYLAMILQQGGQYLQDDDSVNFATPEGIAAMNEILSMVKDGECDLENLTADEYCYNDVYQDKGYMSSVGSWAIGEGTDSYDLTYGEDFEYVQVPQYGEKMAFASETGWGIIVPENGKNKDAAWEFVKFFSQPENLVQHNIACNQLPPRKSLLDSEEYKEAMPNVTFLLDILPSGQWMGPYNTSDMRDVFNQTFIDLCQSDDPDVEGALKEASEKITKECQIGYSMD, encoded by the coding sequence ATGAAGATACGAAAGAGATCAGCGGCAGCGATTGCTGTAGTTTTGTGCCTGTCCTTACTGGCCGGCTGTTCAGGCGGTGATAAAAAGAGCGGGTCTTCTTCAAAAGAAGACGGCAGGACGACCCTTACATTCTGGTGTCACGACAATGAACCGTGGGTAAAAGCGTACAAGGAGATGGCTAAAAAGTTTGAGGAGGCCAATTCGGAGTATAAGGTGGAGGTACAGGAGTATCCTTACGAAGTGTATAATGACAAGATCCAGACGGCGCTCACTTCCAGTACATCCGGGCCGGATGTGATCGCAGTGTGGGGCGGCATGGCTCCGAATTTTATCAAGTCTGATGCCTTATCAGAAGTTCCGGCGGATCTGTCAAAGGAAATGGATGAGGATTATATGGAGCCTACCGTGGGCATCTATCAGAAGGACGGCAAGTATTATGGCGTGCCGATGGAATTTAACCTGGAATACGGCGGAATGATCGTAAACAAGAAGCTGTTTAACGAAGCGGGCATTGCCTATCCGGAAACGTGGGAGGAACTTCGCAGGACGTCAAAGGAAGTGTCTGAGCAAAACGGGGATATCGTTGAAGTGAAGGGGTTCGAGATGATAGATACCGATGCGCTTATCTGTAACTATCTGGCGATGATCCTGCAGCAGGGAGGACAGTACCTGCAGGACGATGATTCCGTCAACTTCGCGACACCGGAAGGCATAGCGGCAATGAATGAGATTCTCAGCATGGTGAAGGACGGAGAATGCGACCTTGAGAATCTGACGGCGGATGAATATTGCTATAATGACGTCTATCAGGACAAAGGTTATATGTCATCGGTAGGCTCCTGGGCCATCGGTGAAGGTACAGACTCTTATGACCTGACATACGGGGAAGATTTTGAGTATGTACAGGTTCCCCAGTACGGCGAGAAGATGGCGTTCGCGTCTGAGACAGGGTGGGGCATCATCGTGCCGGAAAACGGTAAGAATAAAGATGCCGCATGGGAATTTGTCAAGTTCTTCAGCCAGCCGGAAAATCTGGTACAGCACAATATCGCCTGCAACCAGCTTCCGCCGAGAAAATCGCTTCTGGACAGCGAGGAGTATAAAGAAGCGATGCCAAATGTCACATTCCTTCTTGATATTCTTCCGAGCGGACAGTGGATGGGACCTTACAACACTTCTGATATGAGAGATGTATTTAACCAGACGTTTATAGACCTTTGCCAGTCCGATGACCCGGATGTGGAAGGCGCTTTAAAAGAAGCATCTGAGAAGATCACGAAAGAGTGCCAGATCGGCTATTCCATGGATTAG
- a CDS encoding 4Fe-4S dicluster domain-containing protein — protein MSYKFRFDEKKCTGCFACHTACLDAHYGPGEEGISLRSIKRIVAESKSFQKDVCPGCIHCGACARACPCGALLADEDTGIVLARRALCSGCRACESACPVQVIRFDREGKIVKCDGCLTRLKAGREPACVRACPTGAVTVEEERESDERETDG, from the coding sequence ATGAGTTATAAATTCCGATTTGACGAGAAAAAATGTACCGGCTGCTTTGCATGCCATACGGCCTGCCTGGATGCCCACTATGGGCCGGGAGAGGAAGGCATAAGCCTCCGTTCCATAAAAAGGATCGTGGCGGAGTCAAAAAGTTTTCAGAAGGATGTCTGCCCGGGCTGTATACACTGCGGCGCCTGTGCGCGGGCCTGTCCGTGCGGCGCGCTGTTAGCGGACGAAGACACCGGGATTGTACTTGCAAGGCGGGCTCTCTGTTCCGGCTGCAGGGCATGCGAGAGTGCCTGTCCGGTGCAGGTGATCCGGTTTGACCGTGAAGGGAAGATCGTGAAATGCGACGGCTGTCTTACACGGCTTAAAGCGGGCCGCGAACCTGCCTGTGTGCGGGCATGCCCGACGGGGGCTGTGACGGTGGAAGAGGAAAGGGAATCCGATGAAAGAGAAACAGATGGATAA
- a CDS encoding sugar-binding transcriptional regulator: MKVQVANMYYRQNLSQQEIAKELNISRTTVSRILKNCIDEGIVSIHIKNTSMYQYELEKKLEKKYGLKHVCVVNDKNDNELILKAIGESTADYLKNAVSENVRIGVSAGTTIASIIYRLQAIDRYNIDVFQMQGDASHQMSNCSSFLAIDLAKILGGIPHAMHVPLLVHTKVLRDLLLEEPFNKKHFQELANLDIAIVGLGLLDAILPNTSDTWYNFTADKEELRSKNVVGDICGTFIDYDGNLCDADIQDRTIAIPLEQLRKIPHCIAVAFGRNKKYIAKAAIKGGYINVLMIDEGLACALLEED, translated from the coding sequence ATGAAAGTTCAGGTTGCAAATATGTATTATAGGCAGAACCTGTCACAGCAAGAAATTGCAAAAGAACTGAATATTTCCAGAACTACTGTATCAAGGATACTGAAGAACTGTATTGATGAAGGAATCGTATCTATTCATATTAAGAATACTTCCATGTATCAATATGAACTGGAAAAGAAGCTGGAGAAGAAATATGGGTTAAAGCATGTCTGCGTGGTCAATGACAAGAATGACAATGAGCTGATACTGAAAGCGATCGGAGAGTCCACAGCAGATTATCTGAAGAACGCAGTCAGCGAAAATGTCCGTATCGGAGTTTCAGCAGGGACGACGATCGCAAGCATAATTTACCGCCTGCAGGCGATCGACCGTTATAACATTGATGTATTCCAGATGCAGGGGGATGCAAGCCACCAGATGAGCAACTGCTCTTCCTTTCTGGCGATCGACCTGGCAAAGATATTAGGGGGGATCCCTCATGCCATGCATGTGCCGCTTCTTGTGCATACAAAGGTGCTGCGTGATCTTCTCCTGGAAGAACCCTTCAACAAAAAGCATTTCCAGGAACTTGCCAATCTGGATATCGCGATCGTGGGCCTCGGACTTCTGGATGCCATCCTTCCTAATACGAGTGATACATGGTACAATTTTACGGCGGATAAGGAGGAACTGCGCAGTAAGAATGTGGTGGGAGATATATGCGGAACCTTCATTGATTATGACGGAAACCTGTGTGACGCAGATATACAGGACCGGACGATCGCGATTCCGTTAGAACAGCTCAGAAAGATACCACACTGTATTGCGGTGGCTTTCGGAAGAAATAAGAAGTATATCGCCAAGGCGGCTATCAAAGGCGGGTATATCAATGTTCTCATGATCGATGAGGGACTGGCATGTGCGCTGCTGGAAGAGGATTGA
- a CDS encoding zinc-dependent alcohol dehydrogenase, giving the protein MKGLVLYERGKTEIREVQKPECGDRDILIKVESAAICGGDVHFYNGALPCLGEYPIILGHEFAGTIAKMGPHADTYWKVGDRVISENTASVCGRCPACEKGNFVNCPERETLGCSVDGAFTQYVKIPGDLLAVYPNCLFRLPEEIPMETAPLLEPAANAYMAVVQEGQMMPGENVVVFGAGALGLFSVQMAKIAGAAKIILIGMPSDEESRFPCGRKLGATHTIINGEGVDLAAEVEKICGMSGVALCIDAAGAPAVLKQAVEIVRNDGIVVRIGMNDKPYGYGMNEVNVKSVSITGHMGYNTTSWRNVISLAAAGKLDLASLVSHRLPLSQIKHGFELLKDQTAIKIVIDPDN; this is encoded by the coding sequence GAAAGACAGAGATCCGGGAAGTACAGAAGCCAGAATGCGGTGACAGGGATATTCTTATTAAAGTGGAATCAGCAGCTATCTGCGGCGGTGACGTACATTTTTATAATGGCGCGCTGCCCTGTCTCGGTGAGTATCCTATCATTCTGGGACATGAGTTTGCTGGAACGATCGCCAAGATGGGTCCGCATGCCGACACGTACTGGAAAGTGGGAGACCGGGTCATATCGGAGAATACAGCCTCCGTATGCGGCCGGTGCCCGGCCTGTGAGAAGGGAAACTTTGTGAACTGCCCGGAGAGGGAAACATTGGGATGCAGTGTCGACGGGGCCTTTACGCAGTATGTTAAAATCCCCGGGGATCTGCTGGCAGTATATCCCAACTGTCTGTTCCGTCTGCCGGAAGAGATCCCCATGGAGACAGCGCCGCTGCTGGAGCCTGCCGCCAATGCATATATGGCGGTCGTACAGGAAGGACAGATGATGCCGGGGGAGAACGTGGTAGTGTTCGGAGCCGGCGCGTTGGGACTTTTCAGCGTCCAGATGGCGAAGATAGCGGGGGCTGCCAAGATCATACTGATCGGCATGCCGTCCGATGAGGAATCCCGGTTTCCGTGCGGGCGTAAACTGGGGGCGACCCATACCATTATAAATGGGGAAGGTGTCGATCTTGCGGCAGAGGTGGAGAAAATCTGCGGTATGAGCGGCGTGGCTTTATGTATAGATGCCGCCGGCGCGCCCGCCGTATTAAAACAGGCGGTGGAGATCGTCCGCAATGACGGGATCGTGGTGCGCATCGGTATGAACGACAAGCCTTATGGATATGGTATGAATGAAGTGAATGTCAAATCTGTCAGTATAACAGGCCATATGGGTTACAATACGACATCCTGGAGAAACGTTATCAGCCTTGCGGCAGCAGGCAAACTGGACCTTGCGTCCCTTGTCTCTCACAGATTACCGCTTTCGCAGATCAAACACGGGTTTGAATTACTGAAAGACCAGACGGCGATTAAAATTGTCATAGACCCGGATAATTAA
- a CDS encoding ABC-F family ATP-binding cassette domain-containing protein: MSILTVEHLSHGFGDRAIFHDVSFRMLKGEHIGLVGANGEGKSTFFNIVTGAVTPDSGKIEWARDVRIGYLDQHTALNKGMTIRDVLKSAFSYLFALEERMNDICDKLGSADEETMNSLMEELGVIQDTLTMHDFYVIDAKVDEVARALGLLEIGLDRDVTDLSGGQRTRILLGKLLLQKPDILLLDEPTNYLDEEHINWLKRYLNEYENAFVLISHDIPFLDEVVNIIYHVENQELNRYVGNYEEFQKVYAVKKAQLEAAYKRQQQEISQLKDFVARNKARVSTRNMAMSRQKKLDKMDVIELASERPKPEFHFRPGRTPGKYIFELKDFVIGYDEPLSAPLTLSIERGQKIALTGANGIGKTTLIKSILGLVPPLSGTCETGENIAPGYFEQEGGHNNKRTCIEEIWQEFPSFTQYEVRSALAKCGLTTKHIESQVRVLSGGEQAKVRLCKLIGRETNVLLLDEPTNHLDTDAKDALKAALKEYRGTLLLICHEPEFYQDIVNDVWDCSKWTTRIV; the protein is encoded by the coding sequence ATGAGCATTTTAACTGTAGAGCATCTTTCCCATGGATTTGGAGACCGCGCCATCTTTCACGATGTATCTTTCCGTATGCTGAAAGGGGAGCATATCGGCCTCGTCGGCGCCAACGGGGAAGGCAAATCAACATTTTTTAATATTGTGACCGGCGCAGTGACGCCAGATTCCGGCAAGATAGAATGGGCCAGGGATGTCCGCATCGGCTATCTGGACCAGCATACAGCGCTGAATAAAGGAATGACCATACGCGATGTTTTAAAATCCGCATTTTCATACCTCTTTGCATTGGAAGAGCGCATGAATGATATCTGCGATAAACTCGGATCCGCGGATGAAGAGACCATGAACAGTCTGATGGAGGAACTCGGTGTCATCCAGGATACTCTTACCATGCACGACTTCTATGTCATCGACGCAAAAGTGGACGAAGTGGCGCGTGCACTTGGACTTCTGGAAATCGGACTGGACAGAGACGTCACCGACCTGAGCGGGGGACAGAGAACCCGTATCCTGCTCGGCAAACTTCTGCTTCAGAAACCCGACATCCTGCTCCTTGACGAGCCTACCAATTATCTGGATGAAGAACATATCAACTGGCTGAAACGTTATCTGAACGAATACGAGAATGCCTTTGTCCTTATCTCCCATGATATCCCGTTTTTGGATGAAGTCGTCAACATCATCTATCACGTGGAGAACCAGGAGCTGAACCGGTATGTCGGTAATTATGAGGAATTCCAGAAAGTATACGCGGTAAAAAAAGCGCAGCTTGAGGCTGCCTATAAAAGGCAGCAGCAGGAGATCAGTCAGTTAAAAGACTTTGTAGCCAGAAATAAAGCACGCGTCTCCACCCGCAATATGGCCATGTCCCGGCAGAAAAAGCTGGACAAGATGGATGTCATCGAACTGGCGTCGGAACGTCCGAAGCCGGAATTTCACTTCCGTCCGGGACGCACGCCCGGCAAATATATCTTTGAACTAAAGGATTTTGTCATCGGATACGATGAACCGCTGTCCGCCCCTCTGACTCTCTCCATTGAGCGGGGACAGAAAATCGCCCTGACCGGCGCCAACGGCATAGGAAAAACCACATTGATCAAAAGCATCCTCGGGCTTGTCCCTCCCCTTTCCGGAACTTGTGAAACAGGGGAAAATATAGCTCCGGGCTATTTTGAACAGGAGGGAGGCCACAACAATAAGAGGACCTGTATCGAGGAGATCTGGCAGGAGTTCCCTTCCTTCACTCAGTATGAAGTACGCTCCGCCCTTGCCAAGTGCGGCCTGACCACAAAGCATATTGAAAGCCAGGTACGGGTGTTAAGCGGCGGTGAACAGGCAAAGGTGCGCCTGTGCAAACTGATCGGCCGGGAGACCAACGTCCTTCTTCTGGACGAGCCTACGAACCATCTAGATACAGACGCAAAGGACGCCCTGAAGGCCGCTTTAAAAGAATACCGCGGAACGCTGCTCCTCATCTGCCATGAGCCTGAATTCTACCAGGACATTGTCAATGATGTCTGGGACTGCAGCAAATGGACGACCAGGATCGTGTAG
- the mobA gene encoding molybdenum cofactor guanylyltransferase has translation MKEKQMDNTLAGYILAGGKNTRMGGRKKLFLKYRGKQFYLWLKNGLKAAGALYVSVEEYAPYEGLDAVLVKDIYKGTGPIGGICTGLKLCQEDALLVVPCDMVPVPDRLLKDLMEIYRRTGRPVCPSAGDRLLPLPAVYSKEMLPAAEELIAEGNCRLCGWWERSLAGCEILPLEHTTVNNVNTKEDYKRLEGQ, from the coding sequence ATGAAAGAGAAACAGATGGATAATACACTGGCCGGTTATATTCTGGCCGGAGGAAAAAATACCCGCATGGGCGGCAGAAAGAAACTGTTTCTAAAGTACCGGGGAAAGCAGTTTTATTTATGGCTAAAAAATGGCCTCAAGGCTGCCGGCGCGCTGTATGTGTCTGTGGAGGAGTATGCGCCGTATGAAGGCCTGGACGCGGTCCTTGTAAAAGATATATATAAAGGTACCGGTCCCATCGGCGGAATCTGCACGGGGCTGAAATTGTGCCAGGAGGACGCTCTTCTCGTGGTGCCATGTGATATGGTCCCGGTACCGGACCGGCTTCTTAAGGACCTCATGGAGATATACAGAAGAACAGGGAGACCGGTCTGCCCGTCGGCGGGAGACCGGCTGCTGCCGCTTCCGGCAGTATACAGTAAAGAGATGCTGCCTGCAGCGGAGGAGCTCATAGCAGAAGGAAACTGCCGGCTGTGCGGCTGGTGGGAAAGAAGCCTCGCCGGCTGTGAGATTCTTCCGCTTGAGCATACAACCGTGAATAATGTGAATACAAAAGAGGATTATAAGAGGCTGGAGGGTCAATAG
- a CDS encoding molybdopterin-containing oxidoreductase family protein, translating to MSETKIVKTACGICGPCCQADAYVKDKLLVSVEGSRNVKGQSGGLCAKGMAAKQYVYNKERLLYPMKRAGKKGEGKFTRITWDEAYDIIAENLLKVRDTYGARSTVFYTGYPKWYRPALLRLANAYGSPNYCTESSTCFQAAALAWRSIYGNHICGPDLAHARSVLLWSSNLYHSNTAMSGIYQGLKKRGVKIIDVDSRRTVTANDADIHLQPVPGTDGALALSMAHVIIEEGLCDKAFIDNYVYGFEEYREYAGRYTPEKAAVITGVDAGLIRKAARMYAENGPSGILFSASPIVHHTNGVQNYRAVFSLPAITGNYDVEGGNCSMAGITSPCNEFGKVRRYEKEEAIGQRDFPVWFDLSCDEAQCTRLADYIMKEEPYPVKALFGMGLNHRMWPQPEYVEQALMKLDFYVNVELFMSDSCKAADLVLPACTSYEREEVHCLKGGRFFFSNKAVEPLGESENDIEVIMEVLKRMGLRDEVLEKGYDNYMQYILEPSGLTLKELKDSPEGLQGRHLRMPSFKNYEKEAFRTPSGKIELKSLVLERYKDSHGYEGLPVYRDYRKETAVDRKRYPFILNTGCRRPQYFHSRVYRVPWLDALQPSPLIEMHPLDAEKCGLKEGDTVIIRSPAGAVTGMAACNINGDPGVVYMYHGDGRGDANELIDKDYLDPISGFPGYKSYFCNVEKMEEQPHEL from the coding sequence ATGTCAGAAACAAAAATAGTTAAAACAGCCTGCGGTATCTGCGGTCCCTGCTGCCAGGCAGACGCATATGTGAAGGACAAATTGCTCGTGTCCGTAGAGGGCAGCAGGAATGTGAAAGGCCAGTCCGGTGGATTATGTGCCAAGGGGATGGCGGCAAAGCAATACGTTTATAATAAGGAGCGCCTACTCTATCCGATGAAGCGCGCCGGAAAAAAGGGAGAAGGAAAGTTTACAAGGATCACGTGGGATGAGGCGTATGATATCATAGCGGAAAATCTGCTGAAAGTGAGAGATACATACGGCGCCAGATCGACGGTATTTTATACCGGTTATCCGAAATGGTACCGCCCTGCCCTCCTAAGACTCGCCAATGCATATGGTTCTCCTAACTATTGTACGGAGTCCAGCACGTGTTTCCAGGCGGCGGCGCTGGCGTGGCGCTCCATCTACGGCAATCACATATGCGGGCCGGATCTGGCGCATGCCCGTTCGGTGCTGCTGTGGAGCTCTAATCTGTACCACTCCAACACGGCCATGAGCGGCATATACCAGGGATTGAAAAAACGGGGGGTAAAGATCATTGATGTGGATTCCCGGCGTACGGTCACGGCCAATGACGCGGACATTCATCTGCAGCCTGTTCCGGGAACGGACGGCGCTCTGGCTCTTTCCATGGCCCATGTCATTATAGAAGAAGGGCTGTGTGACAAAGCGTTTATTGACAACTATGTGTATGGATTTGAGGAGTACCGGGAGTATGCGGGCCGTTATACACCGGAAAAAGCAGCGGTCATCACCGGGGTGGATGCGGGGCTGATCCGGAAAGCGGCGAGAATGTATGCGGAGAACGGGCCTTCCGGTATTCTGTTTTCCGCTTCACCTATCGTACATCATACGAATGGCGTCCAGAATTACCGCGCCGTTTTTTCTCTGCCGGCCATCACGGGGAATTACGATGTAGAAGGCGGCAACTGTTCTATGGCGGGAATTACTTCCCCCTGTAATGAGTTTGGGAAGGTCAGACGATATGAGAAAGAAGAAGCGATCGGCCAGAGAGACTTTCCTGTCTGGTTTGATCTGTCCTGCGATGAGGCGCAGTGTACAAGGCTTGCAGACTATATCATGAAGGAAGAGCCTTATCCGGTCAAGGCGTTATTCGGTATGGGACTGAACCACCGTATGTGGCCGCAGCCGGAGTATGTGGAGCAGGCGCTGATGAAGCTGGATTTTTATGTAAATGTGGAATTATTTATGTCAGATTCCTGTAAAGCGGCCGACCTCGTGCTGCCCGCATGTACATCCTACGAGCGAGAGGAGGTCCACTGCCTGAAAGGCGGCCGTTTCTTTTTCTCCAACAAGGCGGTCGAACCTCTGGGAGAGTCTGAAAATGATATTGAGGTCATCATGGAAGTATTAAAGAGGATGGGACTGCGGGACGAAGTGCTGGAGAAGGGATACGACAATTATATGCAGTATATTCTGGAACCGTCCGGATTGACGCTTAAAGAATTGAAAGACAGCCCCGAAGGTTTGCAGGGCAGGCATTTGCGAATGCCGTCCTTTAAAAATTATGAGAAGGAAGCGTTCCGCACGCCTTCCGGTAAGATCGAATTAAAGTCCCTTGTACTGGAACGGTACAAGGACAGCCACGGATATGAGGGACTGCCTGTCTATCGGGATTACAGAAAGGAGACGGCCGTGGACAGGAAGAGATATCCCTTTATTCTGAACACAGGCTGCCGCAGGCCCCAGTACTTCCATTCAAGGGTGTACCGTGTGCCGTGGCTGGACGCGCTGCAGCCGTCCCCTCTTATCGAGATGCATCCGCTGGATGCTGAGAAATGCGGGCTTAAAGAGGGGGATACTGTTATCATCCGCTCTCCGGCCGGCGCAGTGACAGGAATGGCTGCCTGTAATATCAACGGAGATCCGGGTGTTGTATACATGTACCATGGAGACGGCAGAGGGGATGCCAATGAACTTATTGATAAAGATTACCTTGACCCAATATCCGGGTTCCCTGGATATAAGAGTTATTTCTGTAATGTAGAAAAAATGGAGGAACAGCCGCATGAGTTATAA
- a CDS encoding acyltransferase domain-containing protein yields the protein MEGIKLPADAQRIVETYDMQRAEYISWKELFYRDTERFLGKSREEEGTDQLLLYLYVSFAAERYEQFKKRGITDKVYFDTFYDFTIWYRCCLKRRGVRGLMEEGWLSLPLQMRIFRLGRLQFETGDGVLHVHIPEGEPLAEKACDDSFSQADKFFDASYTMYDCDSWLLSPNLSCVLDEESNIMKFQKRFRIRKVTYPYRQAEERIFGEVLADKEKYPEETSLQKRAKKYVLAGKDLGIGYGVIYRQHQ from the coding sequence ATGGAAGGAATTAAACTTCCTGCGGACGCTCAGCGTATCGTTGAGACGTACGATATGCAGCGGGCAGAGTATATCAGTTGGAAGGAGTTATTTTACCGCGATACAGAGCGTTTTCTCGGCAAGAGCCGCGAAGAAGAGGGGACGGATCAGCTTCTGCTGTATCTCTACGTTTCTTTTGCCGCTGAACGATATGAACAATTTAAAAAACGGGGGATAACAGACAAGGTATATTTTGATACGTTTTATGATTTTACGATCTGGTACCGCTGTTGTCTGAAGAGACGAGGCGTGAGAGGACTGATGGAAGAAGGGTGGCTGAGCCTGCCGCTTCAGATGCGTATCTTCCGGCTTGGAAGGCTGCAGTTTGAGACGGGGGACGGTGTGCTTCACGTACATATTCCGGAGGGAGAGCCGCTGGCGGAGAAGGCCTGCGACGATTCGTTCTCTCAGGCGGACAAGTTCTTTGACGCGTCCTATACGATGTACGACTGTGACTCATGGCTGTTGTCTCCGAATCTGTCCTGCGTACTGGATGAGGAAAGTAATATCATGAAGTTTCAGAAGCGTTTCCGGATCCGGAAGGTGACCTATCCGTACCGCCAGGCGGAGGAGCGTATCTTTGGCGAAGTCCTGGCTGACAAAGAAAAGTACCCTGAAGAGACCAGCCTGCAGAAGAGGGCCAAAAAATATGTGCTGGCGGGAAAGGACCTTGGAATAGGGTACGGTGTCATTTATAGACAACACCAATAA
- the mobB gene encoding molybdopterin-guanine dinucleotide biosynthesis protein B, with translation MDNTAVGRPYIYAVSGFKNTGKTTLITKLIPELKSRGYKVAVIKHDGHDFEPDVPGTDSFRHRMAGAFGTAVYSSGRMMVTKECSGVTEHEIVQAFPEADIILLEGLKDSTYPKYICDHPRNIPDVKAVADTIESNMKITRKEDTGDGHDEKGVNGRN, from the coding sequence ATGGATAATACTGCTGTAGGCAGACCGTATATATACGCGGTCAGCGGATTTAAAAATACAGGAAAGACGACGTTGATCACGAAGCTCATACCGGAGCTTAAAAGCAGGGGATATAAGGTTGCGGTGATCAAACATGACGGACATGACTTTGAGCCGGACGTACCCGGCACAGACAGCTTCAGACACCGCATGGCCGGCGCCTTCGGAACAGCTGTATATTCTTCCGGAAGAATGATGGTCACGAAAGAATGTTCCGGTGTCACGGAACATGAGATCGTACAGGCATTTCCGGAGGCAGATATTATTCTGCTGGAAGGCCTGAAAGACAGTACGTATCCGAAATACATCTGTGATCATCCCCGTAACATACCGGATGTAAAAGCGGTCGCAGATACGATAGAAAGTAATATGAAAATCACGAGGAAAGAGGATACAGGAGACGGTCATGACGAAAAAGGAGTTAATGGAAGGAATTAA